Genomic DNA from Cucumis melo cultivar AY chromosome 10, USDA_Cmelo_AY_1.0, whole genome shotgun sequence:
ACAATCCTTAGATGGAGACCCTAGCCGAAACATACACCGTGAAAAGGAGATTAGTGAGTTGTCCGCCTACCACAAAGGTAAATTCCCTTTGCTTCTCGCAGCAACCAAGTTTTCCTCATCATGCATTGTGTAGTTGCAGTAGAAATCAAGGATTAAATGTTCAATTTTCGATTGGGATAAAGTACATCTAGCAGGACATTTGTACATGAATGGACTAGGAGCAGAATTCACGTCATCTAATAAACTTTGGTGATAACAACAAAACAAGGAATAACAATTCAGACAAAAGGTAAATTCTCTCTCCCTTCTCTCCTCTCTCCTCACTCCTCTATCCTCCCTTTCCCTCTATCCTCTTTCCATCTGGCCGCTGGTGTTTTCATCCAAATATGGAGGTATTCAGTTGGAAGTCTTTAAGTCTCATTAGAAAAAAGGAAATCAGATTCATGTTGAAGATGTGGAAGCTTGTAGAATCTTGTCAGTCTCCGAATTTCATCTAGAATGGCCGTTGAACGCGGTCTGAGAATTATTAAGAGGGCCAGAGGACAAGTTCTTTCAAAAGCCAGGTGAAGTGGATAGAGGTAGATTGaaagtttcaaaatttaaaacaaagaTTGGATGGGTATTAAGCTGTGACTTTTGGTCTTCATCAGGTGGGCATTCTAATATAAGGGTGTGCTCAGGGGAAAACAAACAGGGATGGAGATCCTTTCTAAATATGTTGGACAATTTTTCTTCTAAGGAGGAATATGTCAAATGGTTTTCTAGAAATCACTTGAAGCACATTCTCACTATTATGGAAAGCAATATGAGTTATACAGAtaaagtaaaacaaaaaaagtgcAATGCGTCTGTCACAAAGAAAGCTTCAGGGGATTACATTAGTTCTGTAGCGCTGGCCGATACAAATGTAGCAGAAGTTTCCTTTTGGCCTTCCTCAGGTTTGAACACTGAAAAGCAGAAGCAATGGGTAATGAAGGGAAATGGTAGACGATAGGCTCTTTTCACCTAAAATTCAAAAGATGGGATAAACACGAACACAATTGGTTGCTCACCATGAAAGGCTATTGAGGATGACTCAAAATAAAGAACTTCCCTTTGTATTACTAGAGCAGGAGAACCTTCGAGGTTATCGGGGATCATTTTGGGGGACTTGAAAGCCTTTCCATGGACACTTTAAATCTTACCAACTGCAGTGAAGCTAGGATTCAAGTTAAGCAGAATCTTTGCGGATTTGTACCTTTCGTGATTGAGATTACTGATCCTAAAAGGGgaaacatttttttaaacttcGGTGATTTCGAATGTTTGAATCCTCCCTTTCCTACGGATGGTACTATTATGGTTAGTGATTTTAAAAATTCCATTTATTGGTTAAGAATTATACTCGCATGCTTCTCCACTCTTGCAAAACACTAGATCATCTAAAGTCAATAGTTGCCAATTGTGGACTTATATTAGTTTGAATCTTCGGTCATTGAGTGTAGTCTCCCAGTTGTTGGGCCAACTTCTGTCTTTCAATGATTTCTCTTTGCATGTATGAGCAAGTAAGGCCTCATTGATTGTAGTAGATTGCTCAATATTGGTTTTTgtgtttggtttttgtttttctggCTTGCCAAAGGGGAGTAACTACTGGGGTTTCCTTTTGGGAACAAATTCAATTGGTTTGGAAGACTTCTTCGAGTTCCTTTGGGTATTGGATTGCATTGGCCAGACAGTTTTGAGGCAGTTGGTTGCATCTTCTTGcgtttctctttctcttttcatcTTGAAGAGTTGGGGGTGCAGGTTTTTAGATTCGAATGGGCTCCGTTTGAGAGaaattttaagttttccttTCTGTCTAATGCTGGAAAAGTATGTAGACATGGTAGACTACTCCCATTGGTTCTCAACCATTTCTATTAACTTTCCCTTCCAACCTTCGGTAGAAAAACAAAGCTATGCTGCTCCTGTTAAATTCAAAATCTCCTACCAATCAGTAACTAGATCTGGAAAAATGGAACCTCGCCAGACTACCAGTCATAAAGTTCATTCTCAGGTCTCAGCTGTCACCCTCGTCAATTAAAAAACAATGGTTAAAATTAAAAACCATGAGGTGGCTAAGCTTAACTTTGATAACCTCTTGACGATATCAAAACTTTTCGCTTCTAATGATTGGAGATTGATTCGTAAATTTCTGGAATCAAAAGTCCATTCCAGCATTGTTATTAACCCCCTTTATGATGAAAACGCTCTGATCAGTCTTGATCAAGGTCCCTTAGTGACTTCATTGTAAATGGCAAGAATGAGGCAATTTCCaccttaaatttgaaaaatgggaCGGTGCAAAACATAGTAGGCCATTGATGTTGAAATGCTATGGAGGTTGAATTAAAGTGAAGAACCTTCCTCTTGATTTTTGGTGTAGAAGTATTTTCTAAGCAATCAGAGACCATTTTGGAGGACTCCTAGAAATGGCAGCTGAAACCCTTAATTTTACCAACTGTAGTGAAGCCCATATTAAGGCCAAGAAAAACCAGTGTAGATTTGTTCCTTCAACGATCAAAATTTCTGACCAAAAGAGGGAAACATATTTCTACATTTTGGAGATTTTGAGTTTCTAAATCCTCATTTTTCCTGAAAATCTCCAAGTGTACAAGACATTTACGGCAATTCCATTGACCAGTTGAGGGTAAGAGAAGCTTTGCTCGATGAGGGGTGTGATCTCTCCTCCTTCGCACCTGTACTTAATGTACCAAGATGGGTTTTTGCAACTTTACCAAAATGTAGAAACCCTTTTCAATCTCTACAACATTTTCCGACCAGCTCTCTGACGCTGGAGAAGATGAAAGGTTAAGTTAGATAGGTGGCAGCCAACTCCATTAGGTGGGAATTTGAACAGTCTCCACTTTTAATTAATGAAAACCCTAGTGGTCATAGCTGTAAATTCGGCAGCTGTAAATCTAAGTAGTGAGAGAAAAAAGGGTTAATCACCTTTAATTACTATTGAGATTTCCTCAAAAGTAATTAAAGATTACAGCTTTGCCTCCAACCAACTATAACTTCCTATTTTGGCCTCCACAGATCCTTCTCCTTTCGTTTCTGGTTTCTGCAATAAGactaatccttcacaagttgacAAAGCTCTCCAAATACATGCTCCGAAATTTCTGAAGCACTATTCTAGGAAGCATACATGTTTTAATAATTTATGGAATGCCTTGCCAAAGTCTGAGTTGACTTGAGAATGTGACATAAAGTTACCATTTTCAGCCCCCTCTTGGAAGCATAATGCAAAGCCTTCTATCTCTGCAAACAATCTTGACCTTTTGGAGGTTTGCAGCTCCAAAATCCAGATTTCTAATTGTCTTTCCAGGTTAGTAAACTTAGGGTCTCCTGTCAAGCATTTCATATATTCAAAACTCCCCATTTTTAACTCTAAAGTTTATTTGTTTCGAGGTTCTTCTTGTTGTGCCGACATTGACAAACCAACCTCCAAGACCTTGGAGTCTCCATTTAGTGTCAGTAGCAAGAAGTCCCTGGGGTTTCCAAATGGTTTTGATTTCAAGAATAATGAAGAAGTTGTAGGGGCTGATCTTTCTTCTCTATTTGGTGAAGCCAGTGTTGTTCCCATCAAAGTTCCCTCGGAATTGCCCAAGGATCTGTTGCCCTTAATCAATGATTGTGGCATCATTTCGGTTTAATGAAAATTTGATAATCTTCCTCCTTCTCATCCAGGCTAATGAAGATAATTTCTTGACAGTTGAAAATTGCAAATTAGTTTTCTTTCGAGATTTGATTTCAGCCACCTTTTGATCCAATAATTGGGTACTTTGTAAGGTTTGAAGGCTGCAGATAAAGTGTTGGGATTCAAATATCTTGAACTCTTATTCAAAACTAGTTCTCTCATATtcaagaaagagaaaaaaattctaATTGATGCAGATAGCTTAAAAGTTTTAGATTTTTGGATCTTTTGTATTCGTCATTATGATTTTTAGTGGAGGGCAAAGATCTTTGGAAAAATTTATTTGGATTGGATAGTTTTGAAGCAACCGATTGCCTCTTCTTGGTTTTCTCTTCTCCTTTCAAATTGAAGCATGTGGTATTCAAAATTTCTGTCTGAAGTGGGCGCTCTTCATTGAAGTGTTTATATTTTCTTTGTATTAAGATCTTTACTAGCGTCTCAACTCTTTgttgctttctttctttcattgtTTCTATTTTGTGATCGTTTGTTGGTCGTTTTCCCATACGTTTTGTCTGGGTTCATCATTGTTTAGTTTAGTTTGTTTGGTTGACTTtgtctttttcttattttactcTTAGTATAttactcttgtactttgagcatttgtctcgtttattattaataaagaggctTGTCTCAGTTtcagaaaaaagaaatcaaagatGCGTTTATTTTCGATAAGTTTTTCTTATGAACTTTTCAAACAGCTtgctttttattatttattattttttccttctctGTTACTTCAATGTCTTAATCATAAGATGCATATTCTATCACTTTGTAAGACCTCCCATATTGCATACATATAAAAGGAGGGACAGAAAAGTAATTCAGCTGGACAGGAATGtgggaaaaggaaaataaatggGGGATCGTGCGTGTGGGACCCAGGGAGAGAGAGAGTGTTGGATAATGCCTATATATAGCATCTTTTGGGGATTGGGGAAGTAGgtttttattttgataaaagCTTGGGAGGGCGGCTGCTGTAGCCAAGGTTACCCTAGGGTAGACTACATGTTGGTATGCTATTTGTTATTGTTTTCCCTTGATGTTCTTTACTGCTTTAAGCTTATGACTGTATTTGgcattataaataaataaaactacaGAGGATACTCTGTTTTCCTGCCAATAAGTTAGGTTATTACAGTTTTCTTTTTGGGAAACCTaacatttggtatcagagcctct
This window encodes:
- the LOC127151378 gene encoding uncharacterized protein LOC127151378, whose product is MQSLLSLQTILTFWRFAAPKSRFLIVFPGSSCCADIDKPTSKTLESPFSVSSKKSLGFPNGFDFKNNEEVVGADLSSLFGEASVVPIKVPSELPKDLLPLINDCGIISV